The genomic stretch GCTGCTGTGCAATTGTCTCACTGCACCAACAGAAGAGCTCGCACCTACATCTGATGCATGCGACTACACCTCAACATCATGCTGGAAAAAGCTTCATCCAAGATGGACCATGGAGGGCCAAACAATTGCTTGACAGCTTACACCATGTCTGCATGCTCCTCACACCTAAACCGATGGTTACAGACAAGAAGCATCTCTACACCACAAGTCCTAGCTTTGGTTCCTAATGGCTACTGCTCAAGTTCAATGTATATTGGCAATGTTGGCATAGCTTCTTCTGTGTTTTATATCATGGGACTGCAAACAATGACAGATGATGTATTATTATGACAAGTAGGTACTCCACATTGGAGATTAATGAATGATGTCAGCTCATAACATGAAGTGCAGATGTGGTGTTGTTTCGAGCCTTCTGCCAAGAACACACCTAACAAACACTAGTTCTCTAGTGGAACAAATTGTGAGAGCAGAACCAAGTCCAGTAGAGGAAGGAGACACCTTTGTGACCTGCCTGTCTTTGTCTTTTTGATTTCCTCCTCTGATCACATGGCATGCAGCCAActttaaaaccctaaaaccccatTAGTAGGGAAAGGAGACACCTAAACTATCTTCTAATCCCAAGTGGAATTAAACATATACAAGTTCTTATAATAAACCTAAGGTCGATATAAGATGCCATGGCCACTAACTGCTGCTTAGATTAGATACTCGTAGACCACTAGCATTCTTCGTTTTCAAACTTCGTAGCGTCCAAAGATGTCTCCTTTACATTTAGGATGCAGTACTGGATTTGGCTTTCTGCCACCTGATTCCGATCGAGCTCATACGATTCTTTTTGGCGATGATAAACTGCTGTTCATGAAGCTCTTAAACAACTCGAGAGGAAGATGAATGAGCTACTACTTATCCTTGCAAAGCCGACCAGATTCACAAGGAATAGTGCCTTCTCTCGCGTGCCGATCCAACCACAGTTGTCTTCTCGGGAACTTCTCAGGAGCCCGAACACGCATGTACTGTTCACGTACTTCGTACGTGTTCACGCGTGCGTTGCAAGTCGACAGGATCCGAGAAAGAAGGAACGTACGTGCATCGCTGAGCTTATGTGTTTACGTGCTTGTAGATTCGTATTATTCATCTCTTCCGAATTATTTTGGGCCGTTTCCGGTTTAAATGGGCCGATTTGGTTTGGGCTCGGGCATCAGGCCGGTTTAAATAACACCATTATTTACTGGCACGTGTTCACGTTGCTGGCCGAGGAAACATGACATCTGGCAGTCAGTCATATTAAGGACGCACCGACCTTATATTATAGAATATGAAAATGAATAATATTGCATGTAAATTTAATATTTGATTCgagattttaattataattagtaGACTTCAATGCCCTTCTTGGGGTCATAATACCCATCGGCACGTGACTGTAACTACCCCACGTGGCTCACGTCGCTCGCCGTGGGAGTCGGTGATTTGTCCGAACCCACCCCACGGAAGCGAGTGTTGGGGGTGTCGATCTCTTCGGAGAGCGGTCTCATGGCGATCTCCACGGCCGCGATCGGGCCGATCGCTCGCCACCACCCGATCCGGTGGCGCCGAGTGACGGGACCCCCGAGGAGGGTGGCAGTCGCCGTCGCGGCGGCGAGGAAGTCCATCGAAGGGGTCAGCGACGAGCTCAACGCCGTGGCCGCGGAGAACCTGGACTTCGCACCCGCTCGTCGCCGCGTCCGCGCCGCCTTCGCCGACGTTCAGCGCCGCCTCGACCACTTCTTGTTCAAGGTCCCCCGGcaccgtcccccccccccccccccaggagATCCGGCTCTGGCTTGGCCGGAGAAGGAGCGGACTTCCTTTGGCATTTTCTAGTTTCGATCTTTGATTTGATTTTGTTTCCTTTCTTGATTCTTTCAGATGGCTCCGACTGGAATTCAGATGGAGGAGGTGAGTCGGCGTCGTTGAGGTTTAATACTAGCTTACCAAGAATCAAGAGTTATTGCACACATTTTGTGAGGGATTGATGTCTTTGCATCCATTGCCCTGCAGAAGGTTGAAATTATTTGGGCATACCGCATATGTTTCAGAAAACTAAGTCCTCTCATCTTTAGTTCATGCAACGATCATATCGTAGATAAGTATAGAGTGGCTTCTTTCGATGTATCAAGCCCATTCTTTCCATTTAAAATTCATTACAATGCGCTTAGATATTCAGGGATCATAAAGATGATCGATTATACCTTTAGTGTTTTGGCAtgagaaatatattttatttcgTGATTTTTGTCAACTGCATATACGAAATCATCATTGATGGCATAAATTGAGCTACTGTACAAACGTATATAGTTTTAGAGCTCAAAGATTTACCACAAatacaaaaggaaaaaaatgaaaaCAGTAGTTATTTGAGTCACTATATGGAATAAATCAAATTAAACAGAGCATCACGCTATTAGATCCCCTTCTTTTGACCATTAGATTGGAATCAAGAAAGAATTTGATCTTGAAGCGTTTCAGATGCACTAATCATGCCAAAAACTTTAAATCAAATGCCAGTACTTCTGAGTGGAATGTGTTATGGACTTCATTCTTTTGGAAGAACACACAGTGCAGATTCTAATGTGTGTAAAATGTGCTGCACCATGTGGCAGAGATACAAGACAAATTCCAAAGGAATGGAGATATTCTGGAAGAGCTGGCTGCCGAAACCTGGTACCACCACTAAAGCGGCCCTCTTCTTTTGCCATGGCTATGGTGACACCTGCACATTCTTCTTCGAGGGTTAGCAAACTTTTATCACTTTGTTTATAAACTGTTCATGTCTATCTTGATTGTCACACCAAGGAAAATTATCAGGGATTGCGAAGAGGATTGCAGATGCGGGCTATGCAGTCTTCGCAATGGACTACCCCGGGTTTGGTCTCTCACAGGGCCTGCACGGCTACATCCCGAGTTTCGATGGAATGGTAGACCAAGTCATCGAGCGATATGCTGCCATCAGAGGTCAATATTAGATAGAATTTAGTGTATACGAGGAACTACAGTATTGCAGCTGTCAATTTAGATGGATCAGCTGATCATGGTGCTACTCTTTTGGTCATGTACAGGTACAAAAGAAGTGAGGGGCCTGCAACACTTCCTGTTGGGGCAGTCAATGGGTGGTGCTGTTGCTCTCAAAGTCCACTTAAAGCAACCAGAGGTGTGGGGTGGGGTGCTTCTTGTGGCTCCAATGTGTAAAGTAAGATGTCTTGCACATGAACAATTTGTCTTTGAAATGTGAAATCAATTTATGCATTTAATAATTGCCAATAAATGTTAGTTAATCTTCCTTCTGGGTGAATTTAGTTTATCAGATTCCCTGGCAACAAATTTGATATGATTCGTGGAATGTTAGAGGAGCCTATAGAAAATAGAAGCAGAGATTAAGACTATGGTTGTGAAATTTAAATGCTGTTATGGCTTGAGATTGCTGTCTTATTTTAGTCCCGCAAAATTCTGGTAAATAGTTCTGTAAGCACTACTACTTGAATAACTAGACACACAAAATTGTGAGCAGCCAAGCTGGACTTCAATGGATTTAGGAAAGAAGACCTTTTCTTACTTGAAGCAAGTGAAAGTTTTCTACTCCCAATGGAAGGTGGAAAGTGGAGAGAACAACTTGAACATGAGAATAATACTTTTAAGTGGCAGTTGTCATAGGCTTTTGTTCAAAACATTGGTGCTTCCCTAAGGTGTGCATGTTGAATGGAGCAAAATAGGCGGCATACATATTTCTGTACCATTTGAGATGAAGTAAGTTGCTTTGCCAATTTTTCACAGCTTGACAAATCCTAGTAAAAGATAGCTGACAATTGTTCAGAAAAATGTTTTAGTTATATACCTAAGATAATTATAGTGGGCAAGGCTATATTTTGCATGCATGCAGAAAGTGATTTGTGAGGCAACAATAGCAACACAGAGATGAACTTTCTTAAATTAGAGTTAGTGAATATTGGGTGACATGAAGCAAGTAATTTGGATATCTTCTATGGTTTATCTTTAAGATAGTTTGTAAAATTATTGTGGCTCAGTTGTTTTGTATAATTTGTAGCAGAATTACACAA from Musa acuminata AAA Group cultivar baxijiao chromosome BXJ1-3, Cavendish_Baxijiao_AAA, whole genome shotgun sequence encodes the following:
- the LOC103979905 gene encoding caffeoylshikimate esterase, giving the protein MAISTAAIGPIARHHPIRWRRVTGPPRRVAVAVAAARKSIEGVSDELNAVAAENLDFAPARRRVRAAFADVQRRLDHFLFKMAPTGIQMEERYKTNSKGMEIFWKSWLPKPGTTTKAALFFCHGYGDTCTFFFEGIAKRIADAGYAVFAMDYPGFGLSQGLHGYIPSFDGMVDQVIERYAAIRGTKEVRGLQHFLLGQSMGGAVALKVHLKQPEVWGGVLLVAPMCKIAEEVTPPGPILKALSLMSYVLPEAKLFPLKNIGDLAFRDPEKRKVAEFNVISYADQMRLRTAVELTKATRDIESQLEKVCAPLLILHGAADKVTDPNVSKFLYAKASTKDKTLKLYAEGYHSILEGEPDERISSVINDIISWLDSHTETY